The Gemmatimonadota bacterium genome window below encodes:
- a CDS encoding ABC transporter permease, translating to MSPRRLLAVARKEWIQIRRDTRSLALAFGLPLFLLIFFGYAIQLDVEDIQLGVLDRSRSQESRQLLESFEASDLFDVAARMASDREIEDALTRGDVRAVLQIPPDFARDLGRGEASVQLLLDGSDANTATLALTYAEALATEFVRARSGVGAVGIEPAVRVWYNPTLESRNMIVPGLVAVIMSVIAGLLTALTIAREWERGTMEQLIATPVQRLEVILGKLLPYLVIGLLDVAFTVVCGVLLFDAPLRGSVALLAVLTVVFLTGALGFGIFVSAALRNQLTALQAALLGTMLPALLLSGFLYDIDGMPLVLKAVSYLVPARYFITVTRGIFLKGVGIDVLWPEALFMVGFAVLGLTMATRSFKKRLA from the coding sequence ATGTCGCCGCGTCGGCTGCTGGCCGTGGCCCGGAAGGAGTGGATCCAGATCCGGCGCGACACGCGCTCGCTCGCGCTCGCGTTCGGGCTACCGCTCTTCCTGCTGATCTTCTTCGGCTACGCCATCCAGTTGGATGTGGAGGACATCCAGCTGGGCGTGCTGGACCGGAGCCGCTCCCAGGAGAGCCGACAGCTCCTCGAGTCGTTCGAGGCCAGCGACCTCTTCGACGTGGCTGCGCGGATGGCGTCCGACCGGGAGATCGAGGATGCCCTGACCCGAGGAGACGTGCGCGCGGTGCTGCAGATCCCCCCGGACTTCGCGCGGGACCTGGGGCGGGGCGAGGCGTCGGTCCAGCTCCTCCTGGACGGCAGCGACGCCAACACCGCGACCCTCGCGCTCACCTACGCGGAGGCATTGGCGACCGAGTTCGTACGCGCGCGCAGCGGGGTGGGTGCGGTCGGGATCGAGCCGGCGGTGCGGGTCTGGTACAACCCGACGCTCGAGAGCCGCAACATGATCGTGCCGGGGCTCGTCGCGGTGATCATGTCCGTGATCGCGGGTCTGCTCACGGCGCTGACCATCGCGCGCGAATGGGAGCGCGGCACCATGGAGCAGCTGATCGCCACCCCGGTACAGCGGCTGGAGGTGATCCTGGGCAAGCTGCTGCCCTACCTGGTGATCGGCCTGCTGGACGTGGCCTTCACGGTGGTGTGCGGTGTGCTGCTCTTCGACGCGCCGCTCCGGGGCAGCGTCGCGCTGCTCGCCGTCCTCACGGTGGTGTTCCTGACCGGCGCGCTGGGCTTCGGGATCTTCGTCTCGGCCGCGCTCCGCAACCAGCTCACTGCGCTGCAGGCGGCGCTGCTGGGCACCATGCTTCCAGCGCTGCTCCTCTCCGGCTTCCTGTACGACATCGACGGGATGCCCCTGGTGCTCAAGGCCGTCTCCTACCTGGTGCCCGCGCGCTACTTCATCACGGTCACGCGCGGGATCTTCCTGAAAGGGGTGGGCATCGACGTGCTGTGGCCCGAGGCGCTGTTCATGGTCGGCTTCGCGGTGCTGGGGCTGACCATGGCCACGCGCTCGTTCAAGAAGCGACTGGCATGA
- a CDS encoding ABC transporter permease: protein MSIPIRPARVKHLIRKELRQLLRDPRSRRIIFLSPIIQLILFGYAVNTDVRHVRTIVADHDRTATSRAVVDALVNSEYFQVTERTDRAGDVRDALDEGRVVTAVVIPPGFTADLESGQGASVQVLVDGTSSNTATVVQGYAGRVLRQFGVEAVSSLRGGGVDAPLQVESRAWFNPALASRVYNVPAVIGTIMFLMSLMLTGLSVAREREVGTFDQLLVSPLSPQELMLGKTLPVAGVAMVQLTLVTTVALLWFGIPFRGSVLLLILSALLYVLSGLSLGLLLSTFSKTQQEAFLTIFLTLFPAIILSGFLYPVDSMPDFFQGIAAFNPLLYFIRVVRAIFLKGAGPSDLVLELGALALMAVVALRVGVARFKALIG from the coding sequence ATGAGCATCCCCATCCGCCCTGCACGCGTGAAGCATCTGATCCGGAAGGAGCTGCGTCAGCTCCTGCGCGACCCGCGCAGCCGCCGGATCATCTTCCTGTCCCCGATCATCCAGCTCATCCTGTTCGGCTACGCGGTCAACACGGACGTGCGCCACGTCCGCACGATCGTGGCCGACCACGATCGTACGGCCACCTCCCGTGCGGTCGTGGACGCGCTCGTGAACTCCGAATACTTCCAGGTCACCGAACGGACCGACCGGGCGGGGGACGTGCGGGACGCCCTGGATGAGGGTCGGGTCGTCACGGCGGTGGTGATCCCGCCCGGCTTCACGGCCGACCTCGAAAGCGGTCAGGGTGCGTCCGTGCAGGTGCTGGTGGACGGCACCAGCTCCAACACCGCCACCGTGGTGCAGGGCTACGCCGGGCGGGTGCTGCGCCAGTTCGGCGTGGAGGCGGTCTCGTCGCTGCGGGGTGGCGGAGTGGACGCTCCGCTCCAGGTGGAATCGCGGGCCTGGTTCAATCCGGCGCTGGCCAGTCGGGTGTACAACGTTCCCGCCGTGATCGGGACCATCATGTTCCTGATGTCCCTGATGCTCACGGGCCTGTCCGTCGCGCGCGAGCGCGAGGTGGGCACGTTCGACCAGCTGCTGGTCTCTCCGCTGTCGCCCCAGGAGCTCATGCTGGGCAAGACGTTGCCCGTGGCGGGAGTGGCCATGGTGCAGCTGACCCTCGTCACCACGGTGGCGCTGCTCTGGTTCGGCATCCCGTTCCGCGGATCCGTCCTGCTGCTGATCCTGAGCGCGTTGCTCTACGTCCTGTCCGGCCTGTCGCTCGGCCTGCTGCTCTCCACGTTCTCGAAGACCCAGCAGGAGGCCTTCCTCACGATCTTCCTCACCCTCTTCCCCGCCATCATCCTGTCCGGCTTCCTCTACCCGGTGGACAGCATGCCGGACTTCTTCCAGGGCATCGCCGCCTTCAACCCGTTGCTGTACTTCATCCGGGTGGTGCGGGCGATCTTCCTGAAGGGGGCCGGGCCCTCGGATCTCGTGCTCGAGCTCGGTGCCCTGGCGCTGATGGCGGTGGTGGCGCTGCGCGTCGGCGTGGCGCGCTTCAAGGCGTTGATCGGTTGA